The Arachis hypogaea cultivar Tifrunner chromosome 14, arahy.Tifrunner.gnm2.J5K5, whole genome shotgun sequence DNA window CAACTTCCTCTTACATTCACCTTTTTGTCATCAAAATTAGGATGAAGTTATAGAAGACCTCTTGGAGTACCATGGATTCTTGATAAAGTCATTTGAAGAACCATACATGGTGAAGGAAGGCCCATTTCTCAATGGTGATACTGACTATCCCACAAAACGTTCGAAACTTGTGCACAAGAAAAAGTCTGAAACAATAATTGAGGATGTATCACCCTTGAGTCAAGCTGAAGTACCACCTGCGGTAACTAAGATAGAGACAAGAAAGCAAAACAAGAAGACCTCAATAGTTGATGGAATGTATCTAGACAGAAGCTTGATGAGGAAATGCCCGACTCACAAGTTACGTTGTCCCCAAAAGATAGCAAAGCAGGAAAGGCTATCCCCTGGATACAAAATAAGGAAGAGCTACTTGGTCGTCAAGACAGTGGAAAATATCATAATATGGCTACCCCTAAACCATCACCGGTCAACTTCCAATTCCCTAATAAAATGCCTGAGCCACAAGTTACTAGTGCGCATTCTGATTTAAATATGAGAGGCTCTCCTAGTCCTAGGAGAAACTTGAACTTTAATGTTGATGTGAGACCATTGGAGGTTGCACCAAAACCAGCTTCATCTGAAAGTTCATTAGTTAGTAGTATTTTTGTGCCACTTCCTGTGGCCCATGATGTATCCAAGGATCAGTCTCTTGTTATCCGCCAGGAAGAAAATGAGGATCAAGTGGATGATAACAGTGAAGACTTTCAAGATAAAGAAATTGCTGACGCCAAGCTGAAGTTGTTCTTAAGGTTTCACTTTTTTGTGCCTGATTTCATTTAGCATGTTCAGTTTTTAGAATATGAATTTGCCTGTTTTTTTGGAATCATTAAATTCTGTAATCTAATTTATTGTTCCCTCTGCTTTGCCAGGTTATGGAGGAGACGAGTGTCAAAATTAAGGACGTTACGTGAGCAGAGGCAATTAGCAACAAATGCTGCATTAGAGTCATTGCCATTGGGTCCTCCAATTCGACAATATACAAATGTAAGAttggcatggttttgtgattttcTCACTAAACTGctcttatattttttgtttttcatcgtTAAATGAGCTGAACCACTGAAGACAGTTTTTATTGTTAAGTGAATTGAAGATGAGTACTTCCTCTTAAAGTAAAGGCAGTTCTTGCTGCTGAATATAAGATTGAAACCTTTTGTGAATTCATCATTTTAAATGCTTATTGGACTTCTGTGCTATTGACTTCCTGCTGAACTCTTCCAGTTATGCTTTAAAATTATTACTGAAATTGTGAAATCTATTTTTCCATAATCAAACTTGGAACAGTATGCATGAAAATGACCCATTTAgcattttctttttcgtttttccatttagcaatttttattttcagtaaGAGTAATAAAACCATGAATTGATTATTGTATTGACTATGATGTTTTCCTTTACAATAAAGCAACCTGGTAGCTTTGACAAGTTTGACATCGATATAGCTATGAGGGAGAGATGTGAAAAGCAGGAAAAGTCACAAGCAAGACTTAATGTCTCGGAAATAGTTGCCAATACACTAGACAGAAGAAACAAAGAAGCTAAATGCTTGTGCTggaaaattattctatgttctcaGACGAACAGTGGATATGAAATGGGGTCAGCAGGCTGGTGGTTGGCCTCCAAGCTCATGCCTTCTAACGACAAAGATGTGATTTTGTCATCTCCTGGCTTAGCAATATGGAGGAAGTGGTTTTCTAGCCAACTCGGCACTGATCCTACTTGCTGCATCTCTGTAATTAGGGATACAGCACTTGGTAGATTAGATGAGGCAGCATCTGGGGCGAACGCAGTTGTGTTTCTTGTTTCTGAGAGCCTTTCATGGGAACTTCAGAGAATTCATCTCCATAATCTTCTGAACACAATTCCCTCTGGAGCTTGCCTACCACTATTGATCTTATGTGGTAGATATGACAAAGGGTTCTCTTCTATTATAATGCATGAACTGCACCTTCAGGACATTGATAAATTACGGGTTAGTTGCTTCCGGATTGTTTTCCTTATTGAAAACCAGCAGGTGGAACACTTAAGTGGATTTTTCAGTGATCAACGACTGAGAGAGGGTCTGGAATGGCTGGCAGGTGAATCACCTTTACATCCTTCCCTTCGTTGTGTGAAAGTACGAGAACTTGTTCATAGGCATCTTAGTTCCTTATCAGGGGCTCAGGACATCAGCAGTAACTACAAGTTGGGTCCGAATGACTGTATCTCATTGTTCAATGAAGCCTTAGATTGCTCATTGCAGGAAATTATTCTAGCTGCCAATTCAAATCCTGCTGGTTGGCCATGTCCGGAGATTGGCTTACTTGACAAGTCATGTGATGAAGATAGGGTGGTTAAAAGGTACTTGCCGACTTTAGGATGGAGCTCGAAAGCAAAAATTGAACCAGTAATTTGTGCTCTGCAAAACTGTAAGCTCCCTACGTTTCCTGATAATTTATCCTGGTTGGCCGGAGGATGTAAAGCTAGACATGAAATTGAGAACCAGAGGATACAGCTCGAAAATTGCTTGATCCTGTATCTGACTCATACTTGTAAGATGATGGGAACCCCATTGGCAACGAAAGAGGCACGTGTCACAATTCAAACCTGTTCTAGACTGGAGCTGCATGGCTCAGGCTATCGTGTAGTTCCTCACTGGGGCATGATTTTTCGTCGGATTTTCAACTGGCGATTGATGAGTTTATGTTGTGGGGATATCTCCATGGCTTATATCTCAGAATCTCATGATGTTGGTTTTCCAAGTTCGGATCTGGATATGGGATTTGATGCAAGTTTCACTTCATCTTATAATCTTAACCCTACTTTAGATGAATTAATCAGTGTTAATTTTGAcactcctcttcctgtgaatggTCATCCAGAGCCAAAAGCAATTCAACAAATTCCTCAGAAAGACTCAAATGATGTATTTCATAACGAGAGGAATGCTGAAACCACTTTCCATGTTGATGCAAGCATAAATACAGCTTATACTTTTGGTTTGAACAATGTTAGCAGTGAAGCATTAATGAAAGAAAATTCAACCAAAGAAGCTGATCAGTTAAGCAAGTTGTTGGAACAGTGTAACTTGTTGCAGGATGGCATAGCTAAGAAGCTCTCTATATACTTCTGAGTGGCTTGACTTTTTGTATACTTAGTTTTTCTAAGGTGATGTTGATTAGGAAATTTTGTATGATGAattcttttctatatttatttgGTTTCCTTGAGTTCAC harbors:
- the LOC112741118 gene encoding SAC3 family protein B, encoding MSYTGFGKGSGPSAPPKSQPPFGFNNSFPRPSPSPPSPPPSSSLPTPPRPRSIESSGWSNVQRPFYRDLETHTPVRSTPVTTFIASRDSTNGVTARISRFPNPERTRSPPVSYEDLDDLRDPDQTVQRNNQSSSPVDGRGHLLHLKSPPQSAPSLPSNHHSVWNSQSPSTSVQQQALAPRAWNGQASLSASYANPSNHQNLSPGPPYIGSQNLQNNVTKELNSQGSKRTRSPPSSAIRQEVVHKEFRRPSISPPRMTNTPNVLRTGPPQMNQRSLTSVVSEATDSGPISSTATKRGRSPPSSFPVNETVEGNSISIEDSPERETLAKAKRLARFKVELSKSEQNSADVAGQKASANRHEQSALEQRYVGGHAMDSAGNFANGHAVSDHEGLETSKVIIGLCPDMCPESERGERERKGDLDQYERLDGDRNVTSRLLAVKKYTRTAEREASLIRPMPILQKTIDYLLSLLDQPYDERFLGAYNFLWDRMRAIRMDLRMQHIFNQGAITMLEQMIKLHIIAMHELCEYTKGEGFSEGFDAHLNIEQMNKTSVELFQMYDDHRKKGILVPTEKEFRGYYALLKLDKHPGYKVEPAELSLDLAKMTPEIRQTPEVLFARNVARACRTGNFIAFFRLARKATYLQACLMHAHFAKLRTQALASLHSGLQNNQGLPVSHVANWLAMEDEVIEDLLEYHGFLIKSFEEPYMVKEGPFLNGDTDYPTKRSKLVHKKKSETIIEDVSPLSQAEVPPAVTKIETRKQNKKTSIEMPDSQVTLSPKDSKAGKAIPWIQNKEELLGRQDSGKYHNMATPKPSPVNFQFPNKMPEPQVTSAHSDLNMRGSPSPRRNLNFNVDVRPLEVAPKPASSESSLVSSIFVPLPVAHDVSKDQSLVIRQEENEDQVDDNSEDFQDKEIADAKLKLFLRLWRRRVSKLRTLREQRQLATNAALESLPLGPPIRQYTNQPGSFDKFDIDIAMRERCEKQEKSQARLNVSEIVANTLDRRNKEAKCLCWKIILCSQTNSGYEMGSAGWWLASKLMPSNDKDVILSSPGLAIWRKWFSSQLGTDPTCCISVIRDTALGRLDEAASGANAVVFLVSESLSWELQRIHLHNLLNTIPSGACLPLLILCGRYDKGFSSIIMHELHLQDIDKLRVSCFRIVFLIENQQVEHLSGFFSDQRLREGLEWLAGESPLHPSLRCVKVRELVHRHLSSLSGAQDISSNYKLGPNDCISLFNEALDCSLQEIILAANSNPAGWPCPEIGLLDKSCDEDRVVKRYLPTLGWSSKAKIEPVICALQNCKLPTFPDNLSWLAGGCKARHEIENQRIQLENCLILYLTHTCKMMGTPLATKEARVTIQTCSRLELHGSGYRVVPHWGMIFRRIFNWRLMSLCCGDISMAYISESHDVGFPSSDLDMGFDASFTSSYNLNPTLDELISVNFDTPLPVNGHPEPKAIQQIPQKDSNDVFHNERNAETTFHVDASINTAYTFGLNNVSSEALMKENSTKEADQLSKLLEQCNLLQDGIAKKLSIYF